The Natronomonas salsuginis genomic sequence GGAAATAAAGTGGCTCACCTACCTCGCCGTCGTCGCGTTCTTTCTCTGGTCGGCGTGGGGGCTCGGTGCCGCGCCCGGACGCATTCTCGACGGGATCGGGAACGCCGTCACGCTGGCCGGCGATTTCGTCCCACCGGAAGCGACGCCACGACAACGAACCAGGATTGTCGAGAAGATGCTCGAAAGCGTGGCGATCGCGATGGTGTCGACGCTGACCGGCATCCTGGTGAGTGTGCCGATCGCGTTCATGGCAGCCGAGAACATCTCCCCGCGACCGTTGTACGCCCTCAACCGCGGACTGATCTCCATCTCGCGGGCGTTCAACGCGATCATCGTCGCCATTATCGCCGTCAAAGCCGTCGGCTTCGGCCCGCTGGCTGGTATCGTCACGATTACGTTCAAAACCGTCGGCTTCTTTTCGAAGCTGTTGGCCGAAGACATCGAAGACATCGATATGGGGAGCGTCGAGGCGGTCCGGGCGGCCGGTAGCTCGCCGGTCCAGACGTTACTGTACGGCGTCGTTCCGCAGATCGTCCCGCGGTTCGCTGGTCTGTCGATCTATCGATGGGACATCAACATCCGCACCTCGACGATCATCGGCATCGTCGGCGCGGGCGGGATCGGATCGGTGCTTCTCACCGCGTTCAACCGCTACGACTACGGCTACGTCTCGGCGATCCTGCTCGCGATCATCGCGGTCGTGCTGGTCGCCGAGGGCGTGAGCGCCGTCGTCAGACGGAGGTACCAGTGATGTCGACTGAGACGCCGACATGGGAACGCTTCGATCGCCGTCGTCGACTCGGTCGGTTCTTCGCTCTCCTCGCAACCGCGGTGACGGTCCTCGTCTCGTGGCGGTTTCTCTCCATCGAATTCGTCGCCCTCGATACCGTCCCGCGGGAGGTCGCGGACCTCCTCACTCGGATGTATCCGCCCGACGTGGCGTACACTCCGGAGATCGTCGGCCCGCTGATCGAGACGGTTCACATCGCCGCGCTCGGCACCATCGGCGCGGTCGCGCTCGCGATCCCGGTCGCGCTGTTGGCCGCCGAGAACACGACGCCGAACGCCCTCACGTACTGGCTCGGCAAGGTGCTCGTGACGGTGAGCCGCTCGGTGAACACCATCATCTGGGCACTGATCTTCGTCGTCATGTTCGGGGCCGGGGCGCTCCCCGGCGCGATCGCGATCGCCTTCCGGTCGGTCGGCTTTCTCGGCAAACTGCTCGGCGAGGAGATCGAGGAGATCGACTTCGGTCAGGTCGAGGCGGTGCGGGCCGCGGGCGCGTCACCGGTCCAGATGCTGCTCTATGGGATCCTCCCGCAGGTCAAACCCGCGCTTGTCGGGCTTACCGTCTACCGGTGGGAGATCAACATCAGGGACTCGACCGTCCTCGGGTTCGTCGGCGCGGGTGGCATCGGCGTCGAACTCTTCCGAGCGATCGACGCCTTCGCGTGGCGTTCCGTCTCGATGATATTGATCGCGATCCTCGGCATCGTCGTCCTCAGTGAACTCATCTCGAAACAGACCAGAGGGATGGTGCGCTGAGATGGCTCACCGACACGCCAATACGGCTCCGGCGTCACGACCGGATGTGGACGACATGGGCCGACGACTGCTGTTGTTCGATATGGATGGCGTAGTGCTCGAAGGTCACGGTACCGATCCGGCGGTACACGATCACGCTCTCGAAGATGCCATCGCGGAAGCCGACCTCGCAGTCGACAGCGAGACCCGATCGTTACTGGCCGGCTACGAGTACGACACCGACTTCGTTCGCGGCTGCAAGCGCCTCGGAATCGACCCCGTCGAGTTCTACCGCCGCCGGGAACGACACAGCGCGAGCCGCGCGATCGAGCGACTGAAATCCGGCCACCGTACACCGTACCCGGACAGCGACGCCCTCGACGAGCTGGCCGACGACTGCAATCTCGGCCTCGTGAGCAACAACTACAACGCCGTCACCACGTTCGTCGTCGATCACTACGGACTCGACGCCTTCGATTACGTCTGTGGCCGTGAACCGGGCGTAAGTGGATTCTACCGCCGAAAACCGGATCCACACTACCTTCTGACCGGTCGCGACGCCCTCGGCGGCGTCGGGGGTATCTACGTCGGCGATCGGGCGACCGATGTACTCGCAGCGACGCGTGCAGGGCTGGACGCCGTCTTCGTCAGACGTGCGCATAACAGCCACGTATCGCTCCCGCACGAACCGGTGGCTGAGATCGAGTCGCTGACCGAACTGCCAACGCTGCTCCGCGAGTCGCTCGACGGTTTATGAACGATCCGACCGTGCTCGTCGTCGGCGGCGGTGTGACCGGCGCCGGCACCGCCCGAGACCTCGCCCTTCGAGGCGTCGACGTCACGCTGGTCGACCGCGCTGGACTCGGAAGCGGGACCTCCGGTCGATCGCACGGTCTGCTCCACAGCGGGGCTCGCTATGCCGAATCGGACTTTGAAGGCGCGAGGGAGTGTCTCGAGGAGAACCGCATCCTCAGAGAGATCGCCGGCGCGTGTATTCGAGAGACGGGCGGCCTCTTCGTTCAACTCGCCGCCGACGACCCCGACTACTTCGACATCAAACGCGACCGGTGTGCGTCGATCGGAATCCCGACGCGGGTTCTCGATGGCGACGAGGCCGGAGCGATCGTTCCAGAGCTCTCCGACGACGTCGCCCGCGCGATGGAGGTGCCTGATGCCGTCGTGTATCCCTCGCGATTGGTCGCTGCTAACGCGGCCGACGCCCGCGATCACGGCGCGACGATCGCCGTCGGTGCGCCGGTCGGAGGGATGACTGTAACGGACGGGCGGATCACGAGCGTCGAACTCGGCGGTGAGCGGATCGAACCGGACTACGTCATCAACGCGGCTGGCGCGTGGGCCGACCGGATCGCCACGATGGTCGGCCTCGATATCGAGATGCGACTGACGCGTGGGGTGATGATCTCGATCGAATACGACGACCTCGGGCCGGTGTTGAACCGATGTCGGCCCCCGAACGACGGGGATATCATCGTGCCGCACGGGTCGGCGGTCGTCCTCGGAACGACCAGCGTTCCGGTGGCGGATCCCGACGACCATCCGATCGAGGACTGGGAGATCGAGCGAACCCGCAGAGAGTGCGGTGCCATGCTCCCGTCGATCGTCGACGCTCCGGACGGCCGCACGTGGTGGGGCGTCCGTCCGCTGTACGCACCCGATGAAGACGGGTGCAACGGGCGTGGGATTTCCCGCGGATTCTTCAGATTGGACCACGCCGAGGACGACGTCGAGAACTTCGCCAGCATCGTCGGCGGCAAGCTCACGACCTACCGGAAGATGGCCCAAGAGACCGCCGATCTCGCCTGTGAGCGTCTGGGCATCGATGCTGAGTGCACGACCGCCGAGCGCCGCTTACCCGGTTCGGACGACCCCGCTCAACTCGACGCCTTCGTCTCTGAGTTCGACGGACAGGGGCCCACTGACGCCGACGTGGTCGGTTCCGAACGCTGATGACGAACCGAGTGGAGGCCCCTGACGATGGAGATATCTCTCTCTGCCGACGGGTGTGTTACGGGCGCTCATCGAAACGTGGGTTCGGCCCCGCCCTCAGTACTCGAGATCGAACTGCTGGTTCTCGGCGACCGTGTTGAGCAC encodes the following:
- a CDS encoding HAD family hydrolase, coding for MGRRLLLFDMDGVVLEGHGTDPAVHDHALEDAIAEADLAVDSETRSLLAGYEYDTDFVRGCKRLGIDPVEFYRRRERHSASRAIERLKSGHRTPYPDSDALDELADDCNLGLVSNNYNAVTTFVVDHYGLDAFDYVCGREPGVSGFYRRKPDPHYLLTGRDALGGVGGIYVGDRATDVLAATRAGLDAVFVRRAHNSHVSLPHEPVAEIESLTELPTLLRESLDGL
- the phnE gene encoding phosphonate ABC transporter, permease protein PhnE, translated to MAAGEATWDRPSVFPRREIKWLTYLAVVAFFLWSAWGLGAAPGRILDGIGNAVTLAGDFVPPEATPRQRTRIVEKMLESVAIAMVSTLTGILVSVPIAFMAAENISPRPLYALNRGLISISRAFNAIIVAIIAVKAVGFGPLAGIVTITFKTVGFFSKLLAEDIEDIDMGSVEAVRAAGSSPVQTLLYGVVPQIVPRFAGLSIYRWDINIRTSTIIGIVGAGGIGSVLLTAFNRYDYGYVSAILLAIIAVVLVAEGVSAVVRRRYQ
- the phnE gene encoding phosphonate ABC transporter, permease protein PhnE, whose amino-acid sequence is MSTETPTWERFDRRRRLGRFFALLATAVTVLVSWRFLSIEFVALDTVPREVADLLTRMYPPDVAYTPEIVGPLIETVHIAALGTIGAVALAIPVALLAAENTTPNALTYWLGKVLVTVSRSVNTIIWALIFVVMFGAGALPGAIAIAFRSVGFLGKLLGEEIEEIDFGQVEAVRAAGASPVQMLLYGILPQVKPALVGLTVYRWEINIRDSTVLGFVGAGGIGVELFRAIDAFAWRSVSMILIAILGIVVLSELISKQTRGMVR
- a CDS encoding FAD-dependent oxidoreductase, with amino-acid sequence MNDPTVLVVGGGVTGAGTARDLALRGVDVTLVDRAGLGSGTSGRSHGLLHSGARYAESDFEGARECLEENRILREIAGACIRETGGLFVQLAADDPDYFDIKRDRCASIGIPTRVLDGDEAGAIVPELSDDVARAMEVPDAVVYPSRLVAANAADARDHGATIAVGAPVGGMTVTDGRITSVELGGERIEPDYVINAAGAWADRIATMVGLDIEMRLTRGVMISIEYDDLGPVLNRCRPPNDGDIIVPHGSAVVLGTTSVPVADPDDHPIEDWEIERTRRECGAMLPSIVDAPDGRTWWGVRPLYAPDEDGCNGRGISRGFFRLDHAEDDVENFASIVGGKLTTYRKMAQETADLACERLGIDAECTTAERRLPGSDDPAQLDAFVSEFDGQGPTDADVVGSER